Proteins encoded in a region of the Planococcus citri chromosome 1, ihPlaCitr1.1, whole genome shotgun sequence genome:
- the LOC135833256 gene encoding uncharacterized protein LOC135833256, which produces MNVLKDIVKIVNQVRGKENIFGYKSTIANQFYLVYCFLGEIYFSTMFHRHTKIFLCLWQSFGFSVASIQLVSYLFFGGNEDAAAFIYTIFIIMIIVFCYIIVPYISVIRYRSDLLDAIQIADHIIMKRKLDDHKTEKELNLEKWIMQVVLYNGLTILLYTSICGVSVSLFYEEEKVKNHIYYHIHPPRVEKYGSLSFFLAFTMVTNVAGSSLYLTLPTISFILGFCGILFHNEIQKIIEDLNSLSSDPITFESYKSMQPKFKNAIIKCDKDYHCAIKMIERFRGFYESLADVILPCLLYIQVAHAFFFISPNISITVRMRELSVFLSTIQWVFVLCWAGSMLDDSAEALSIAVYSTPWYWSTLLRKDVYILLCRTQKPISARALRVYPLCLITFLRFMNVIQSSVNILRTITSK; this is translated from the exons atgaatgtGTTGAAAGATATCGTGAAAATTGTGAACCAAGTTCGTGGCAAAGAGAATATCTTCGGATACAAATCGACGATCGCGAATCAGTTCTATTTGGTGTATTGTTTCTTGGGAGAAATATACTTCAGCACTATGTTTCACCGGCacaccaaaatatttttgtgtttatGGCAATCTTTTGGATTTTCGGTAGCCAGTATTCAACTAGtatcttatttattttttggtggtaACGAAGATGCAGCTGCGTTCATATATACGATATTCATAATCATGATTATTGTCTTTTGCTACATTATAGTACCATACATCTCAGTGATTCGCTACCGCAGTGATTTACTCGATGCGATCCAAATAGCGGATCATATTATTATGAAAAGGAAACTGGATGACCATAAAACGGAAAAGgaattgaatttggaaaaatggatcATGCAGGTTGTTCTATACAACGGTTTAACTATTTTACTATATACTTCAATTTGTGGTGTGAGTGTATCGCTTTTTTATGAAGAGGAAAAGGTTAAAAACCATATTTACTACCACATTCATCCACCGAGAGTCGAGAAATACGGATCGTTGTCATTTTTCCTGGCCTTTACCATGGTGACAAATGTAGCTGGTTCTTCATTATACTTAACCCTTCCCACGATCTCATTCATTCTTGGATTTTGCGGTATTCTATTTCAcaatgaaatacaaaaaatcatcGAAGACCTAAATTCGCTTAGCTCAGATCCCATCACATTTGAATCATACAAAAGCATGCAACCCAAATTCAAAAACGCTATCATCAAATGTGACAAGGATTATCATTGCGCTATCAA AATGATTGAACGTTTTCGTGGATTTTATGAATCATTAGCAGATGTTATATTGCCATGTTTGCTTTATATTCAGGTCGCTCATGCTTTTTTCTTCATATCA ccCAATATCTCTATCACAGTGAGAATGAGAGAACTATCTGTGTTTCTTAGCACGATTCAATGGGTATTTGTGCTATGTTGGGCGGGAAGCATGCTGGATGACTCG GCAGAGGCATTGAGTATTGCTGTATATTCTACACCGTGGTACTGGTCCACATTGTTGCGTAAAGATGTTTACATACTCCTGTGTCGAACTCAAAAACCAATCTCTGCAAGAGCGCTGAGAGTTTATCCTCTTTGCTTGATAACATTCTTACGGTTCATGAATGTTATACAATCGTCCGTTAATATTCTACGAACGATTACTTCAAAATAA